The nucleotide sequence CCGTTTAATCCAAATAACCCAACAAATCcgattctctcttctttttattattcttcttcttcttcttcttactcgaCAAACACGATttggggatttagggtttatcaaaaaatttaaaaatcatgaGCGACTCATCGAGTTCATACCATTCAGCACATCGACTTTCTCCTCCAGAAGTTCTGACAAGCTGCAGGTGCTGGTGTGGTCAAGAGACCATCACATTCACatcaaagacaaaagaaaacccATACCGTAGATTCTATAGATGCTCGATTGCATTGAAGGtgataatttgatatttaatttaattgttcaTTGTTATGAGATGAGAGTTGATGTGAATTTTGTTAAACAGAGACCGAATGAGGAGCATTTATTCAAATGGGTTGATGAAGCATTGGTAGAAGAAATTCAGATGGTCAATAGGAAGCTTAAGAGAATTGAAGAGGATGTGAGTGACTTGAGGATAAATGTGATTCAGAATTTGGATCTCCAAAAGGAAATGTTGAAGAAGCTTGAGGGAAATATGGTTAAGAAGCTTGAGGAAAATATGGTTAAGAAGATTGAAGATAAGATGGCTAGTTCAGCTTTGAAGACAATTGGTATTGTTGCTGTAATAGGAGGTGCACTTGTATTGCTATGGGGAAGAATCTAGTTGTTGTTTGTATCATGTTTATGT is from Camelina sativa cultivar DH55 chromosome 20, Cs, whole genome shotgun sequence and encodes:
- the LOC104772743 gene encoding uncharacterized protein At4g04775-like, which produces MSDSSSSYHSAHRLSPPEVLTSCRCWCGQETITFTSKTKENPYRRFYRCSIALKRPNEEHLFKWVDEALVEEIQMVNRKLKRIEEDVSDLRINVIQNLDLQKEMLKKLEGNMVKKLEENMVKKIEDKMASSALKTIGIVAVIGGALVLLWGRI